In Candidatus Methylacidiphilales bacterium, one DNA window encodes the following:
- a CDS encoding integron integrase — MHKSRFGDSQPPIGAFWLKLGQTLEPHFKDAEELKWAEVWISKYGHFLHPKPFVEAGTEDVQRFLAVLSGQGTESWKIQQADLALKHLYQDYYQADWARLWDHPLPEPDAAVSRTRKPLDASAVKQRFSERTDEGELSSRLKPFLDEVRIAVRRLHYSYRTEQTYVDWIRRFLIFAQPRTRGQVEAAQVASYLEYLAVVRNVSANTQNQSLNALVFLFREVLRREMGDLGEVPRAAARRRLPVVLSRNDVRKLLALMEDPWKLMAELLYGSGLRLMECVRLRVQDLDFEKLIVTVRGGKGDKDRVTPLPALLAPRLREHLGKVRELYQESAALGHEDVYLPEALAHKWPNAGKEWIWQYVFPAAKPSLDPRSGKIRRHHVLENTLQASVKQAAAKAGLEKRVSPHTLRHSFATHLLESGADIRTVQELLGHADVSTTMIYTHVLNRPGIAVVSPLDA; from the coding sequence ATGCACAAGTCACGTTTTGGTGACAGCCAACCCCCAATTGGGGCATTTTGGCTCAAATTGGGTCAAACCTTGGAACCCCATTTCAAGGATGCTGAGGAATTAAAATGGGCCGAGGTTTGGATTTCAAAGTATGGGCATTTTCTGCATCCTAAACCCTTTGTTGAAGCCGGGACTGAGGATGTGCAGCGCTTTTTAGCCGTATTATCCGGGCAAGGCACTGAAAGCTGGAAAATTCAGCAGGCGGATTTAGCTCTCAAGCATTTATATCAGGATTATTACCAGGCGGATTGGGCCAGGCTGTGGGACCACCCACTCCCCGAGCCGGACGCTGCAGTTTCCCGCACTCGCAAGCCTCTCGATGCCTCCGCTGTAAAACAACGCTTTTCCGAGCGTACGGATGAGGGAGAACTTTCATCCCGCCTGAAACCTTTTCTTGATGAAGTTCGCATTGCAGTGCGACGGCTCCATTACTCCTACCGAACCGAGCAAACCTATGTGGATTGGATACGCCGTTTTCTGATCTTCGCACAGCCTCGAACCCGAGGACAGGTCGAAGCGGCCCAAGTGGCCTCGTATCTGGAGTATTTGGCGGTGGTCCGGAATGTTTCCGCCAACACCCAGAACCAATCGCTCAATGCCTTGGTTTTTCTTTTCCGGGAAGTATTACGCCGCGAGATGGGAGATTTGGGAGAGGTTCCCAGGGCTGCCGCACGGAGGCGCTTGCCGGTTGTATTGTCCCGGAATGATGTGCGCAAATTGCTGGCTCTGATGGAAGACCCCTGGAAATTGATGGCGGAACTGTTGTATGGATCAGGCCTGAGGCTGATGGAATGTGTTCGACTTCGGGTGCAGGATCTGGATTTTGAAAAATTGATTGTGACGGTGCGAGGAGGCAAAGGTGACAAGGACCGTGTAACGCCGTTGCCCGCATTGCTCGCACCCCGCTTGCGGGAACACCTGGGAAAAGTCAGGGAGCTTTATCAGGAAAGCGCGGCCTTGGGCCATGAAGATGTTTACCTGCCGGAAGCATTGGCCCACAAGTGGCCGAATGCGGGCAAGGAATGGATCTGGCAATATGTGTTTCCAGCCGCAAAACCATCGCTGGATCCGCGCAGTGGAAAGATACGGCGGCATCATGTTCTGGAAAATACCCTCCAAGCCTCCGTAAAGCAGGCAGCGGCAAAGGCAGGACTGGAAAAAAGGGTCAGCCCGCACACGCTGCGGCACAGCTTTGCCACGCATTTACTGGAGTCGGGAGCCGACATCCGGACGGTGCAGGAGTTGCTCGGCCATGCCGATGTTTCCACCACAATGATCTACACCCACGTCCTCAACCGACCGGGCATCGCCGTGGTGTCGCCGCTGGATGCGTGA
- the hrpB gene encoding ATP-dependent helicase HrpB yields the protein MIKLNPADLPIHEVADAVVAGLKQHHRLVVKAPTGSGKSTQIPQILDRAGVSAEGQILILQPRRLAARLLARRVAEEMGVTLGREVGYQIRFEDMTSRETRINFVTEGVLMRKLISDPQLSRISTLIFDEFHERHLYGDLSLARCWSLQHEKRPGLNLVVMSATLEKDALAKYLDPCAVVESEGRQFDVSEEYLEKPFSPERTRIWDVAAEAFADASSQGHDGDVLIFMPGAYEIQRTMDALRGMQASRDCEVVALHGELPPERQDEALRATEKRKIIVATNVAETSITIPTVRLVIDGGLARINRFDPRRGINTLMIEKISRASADQRKGRAGRVAAGHCVRLWTRDEHSQRAAADLPEVWRVDLSESVLLLKGSGIEDLESFRWFEKPDPQSLQRALILLADLGALHEDEGSLTEVGKSLLRFPVHPRYGRMLLEAEQRNCVAAVCSLAALAQGKSVLKRNVPRQVEELREDILGGEESSDFFMHMRAWKFAENKNFDFKTCDKLGIDVSSARQVSQLSRMFASMSGKKAAEDSKPDNQAIRRCILAGFADQVARRIDQGSLRCELVHGRKGELARQSVVRKAPLIVVSEISEIQKGTGEVVTLLSLATEVEEAWLDEMAEHGLKVGSRALYDSTLRRVVTEKTVCYHDLVLRRQVVQDAEEGAAAALLVEQVLNGGCVLKGWDDEVEKWLLRVRFLAGHAKDLGFAPFTEEDRRSVLEQFCLGAFCYKDIKEKAVLPYLKDWLSPPMAAALERLAPERIEVGSKKLKVSYAANEPPSLSATIQELYDLKQTPQILGGKFPLLVKILAPNRRPVQVTQDLSGFWREVYPKIRPELQRRYPKHQWR from the coding sequence ATGATAAAATTGAATCCAGCCGATCTGCCGATCCATGAGGTGGCCGACGCCGTGGTCGCGGGCCTGAAACAACACCATCGCCTGGTGGTGAAGGCCCCCACCGGCTCCGGCAAATCAACCCAGATCCCGCAAATCCTGGACCGGGCCGGTGTTTCCGCCGAAGGCCAGATCCTCATCCTGCAACCCCGCCGCCTGGCTGCGCGACTCCTGGCCCGCAGGGTGGCGGAGGAAATGGGCGTCACGCTCGGGCGCGAAGTCGGCTACCAGATCCGCTTCGAGGACATGACGTCCCGCGAAACCCGCATCAACTTTGTCACCGAAGGCGTCCTGATGCGCAAATTGATTTCCGACCCGCAGCTCTCCCGCATTTCAACCCTCATCTTCGACGAATTTCACGAACGACATTTGTATGGGGACCTGTCTCTTGCGAGGTGTTGGAGTCTTCAGCACGAAAAACGGCCGGGGCTGAACCTGGTGGTCATGTCGGCCACACTCGAAAAAGATGCGCTTGCGAAATATCTGGATCCCTGCGCGGTTGTGGAGTCGGAAGGCCGGCAATTCGACGTCAGCGAGGAATATCTTGAAAAACCCTTTTCACCGGAACGGACACGGATCTGGGATGTGGCCGCCGAAGCCTTTGCCGATGCGTCTTCGCAGGGTCATGACGGCGATGTTTTGATCTTCATGCCGGGCGCCTATGAGATTCAACGCACGATGGATGCGTTGCGCGGGATGCAGGCGTCCCGCGACTGCGAAGTCGTGGCGTTGCACGGTGAACTCCCGCCGGAACGACAGGACGAAGCCTTGCGCGCCACGGAAAAGCGCAAGATCATCGTGGCCACCAACGTGGCTGAGACTTCCATTACGATTCCGACGGTGCGGCTGGTCATCGACGGCGGTCTGGCCCGCATCAATCGCTTCGATCCGCGCCGCGGCATTAACACATTGATGATTGAAAAAATCAGCCGCGCATCCGCCGACCAGCGCAAGGGCCGCGCGGGACGCGTGGCGGCGGGCCATTGCGTGCGACTGTGGACTCGGGACGAACACAGCCAGCGGGCGGCTGCCGATCTGCCGGAAGTCTGGCGGGTCGATTTGTCGGAGTCGGTCCTCTTGCTGAAAGGCAGCGGGATTGAAGACTTGGAATCATTTCGATGGTTTGAAAAGCCCGATCCGCAGTCGCTCCAGCGGGCGCTAATCTTGCTGGCCGATTTGGGGGCGCTGCACGAGGATGAGGGCTCGCTGACCGAGGTTGGAAAGAGCCTGCTGCGATTTCCGGTACATCCGCGCTATGGCCGCATGTTATTGGAGGCGGAACAACGCAATTGTGTTGCGGCTGTGTGCAGTCTCGCCGCACTGGCCCAGGGGAAGAGTGTCCTGAAACGAAATGTGCCGCGGCAGGTGGAGGAATTACGCGAAGATATATTGGGTGGAGAGGAGAGCAGTGATTTTTTCATGCACATGCGGGCCTGGAAGTTTGCCGAGAACAAAAATTTCGATTTCAAGACCTGCGACAAATTGGGGATCGATGTCTCCTCCGCGCGCCAGGTTTCGCAATTGTCCCGCATGTTTGCGTCGATGTCCGGGAAGAAGGCGGCGGAAGACTCCAAGCCCGACAACCAGGCCATCCGGCGTTGCATTTTGGCCGGGTTTGCGGATCAGGTGGCGCGGCGGATCGACCAGGGTTCGCTGCGCTGCGAGCTGGTGCATGGCCGCAAAGGCGAATTGGCGCGGCAGAGCGTCGTGCGCAAAGCGCCGCTGATCGTGGTTTCGGAGATCAGCGAAATCCAGAAGGGAACGGGCGAAGTGGTGACGCTGTTGAGTTTGGCCACGGAAGTGGAGGAAGCCTGGCTGGATGAAATGGCCGAGCACGGGTTGAAGGTTGGGTCCAGGGCTTTGTATGATAGCACTTTGCGCCGGGTGGTTACGGAAAAGACGGTTTGTTATCACGATCTGGTGTTGCGCCGGCAGGTTGTGCAGGATGCGGAGGAGGGGGCTGCGGCAGCCTTGCTGGTGGAGCAGGTTTTGAATGGAGGCTGCGTGCTCAAGGGCTGGGATGACGAGGTGGAAAAATGGCTGTTGCGGGTTCGTTTTTTGGCCGGGCACGCGAAGGATCTTGGATTCGCCCCGTTCACGGAAGAGGACAGGCGTTCCGTGCTGGAGCAATTTTGTTTGGGTGCATTTTGTTATAAAGACATCAAGGAAAAGGCGGTTCTGCCGTATTTGAAGGACTGGCTTTCGCCTCCGATGGCTGCGGCGTTGGAGCGGCTGGCGCCGGAACGGATTGAAGTCGGCTCAAAAAAATTGAAAGTGAGCTATGCGGCCAATGAACCGCCCAGCCTTTCGGCGACGATCCAGGAACTGTACGATTTGAAGCAAACGCCGCAGATCCTGGGCGGGAAGTTCCCGTTGCTGGTCAAGATTCTGGCGCCGAACCGGCGTCCGGTGCAGGTGACGCAGGATCTTTCTGGGTTTTGGAGGGAAGTGTATCCGAAGATCAGGCCGGAGCTGCAGCGGCGCTATCCGAAGCATCAGTGGAGGTGA
- the recO gene encoding DNA repair protein RecO: MEPVEDEGIIIRRSLYSETSHILTWLTARHGLLRTLARGAARPKQGFFGKTDIFHQCHLSWVPSRKSSLHTLRELSVIEAHRGLTRAYLNLLAASYFFEVIELTVEGQTPVPEIYTLAAKALDYLGKKDASPALLERFERRLMEIQGLNHPDWKIEQLRRHAYPRQPRTFSKLQAELMKAEDGQNKV, from the coding sequence ATGGAACCGGTCGAAGACGAAGGCATCATCATCCGCCGCTCGCTCTACTCCGAAACCAGCCATATCCTCACCTGGCTCACCGCCCGGCACGGATTGCTCCGTACGCTCGCCCGCGGCGCGGCACGGCCCAAACAGGGGTTTTTCGGAAAGACCGATATTTTTCACCAATGCCATCTGAGCTGGGTCCCGTCCCGAAAATCCAGCCTGCACACGCTCCGGGAGCTTTCGGTCATTGAGGCGCATCGCGGCCTGACGCGCGCCTATCTCAATCTCCTGGCTGCGTCGTATTTTTTTGAGGTCATCGAACTCACCGTGGAAGGGCAAACGCCGGTACCAGAAATTTATACGCTGGCGGCCAAAGCATTGGATTACCTCGGGAAAAAGGACGCCTCCCCGGCGCTGCTGGAACGTTTCGAACGGCGCCTGATGGAAATCCAGGGGTTGAACCATCCCGATTGGAAGATCGAACAGTTGCGGCGGCACGCGTATCCCAGGCAGCCCAGGACTTTTTCAAAACTGCAAGCCGAGTTGATGAAAGCGGAGGATGGGCAAAACAAAGTTTAA
- the ispG gene encoding (E)-4-hydroxy-3-methylbut-2-enyl-diphosphate synthase, producing MKPYCANPFLHQRRPTREVFVGKVGIGGANPIRVQSMLTCDTMDTRACVQQTLDLVKVGCEIVRITAPTVKDAANLKNIKAELQAAGCAVPIVADIHFKPDAALEAAQWVEKVRINPGNFADKKKFQIREYNDEQYLEELDRIEETFVPLIKLCLERNVAMRIGTNHGSLSDRIMNRYGDTPNGMVESALEFARIARKYNFHNFVFSMKASNPKVMINAYRLLVSRLNEEGTDWNYPLHLGVTEAGEGEDGRIKSAIGIGSLLKDGLGDTIRVSLTEDSIHEIPVARALVAYSENLRHEVSAGQGLALSFDPYVYAKRNSFPLTLSGIEIGESNPARVFSTREVYDALKPRMAAMGDTAPELVYEGSGVVEVDLADEQQIRKINDQDEPVLVTVKDGTQLNPVTAYRILSAKIHPHHPILLKDTFNPNETPELMQGLLSSAIHIGALLCDGIGDAILIRQEKSPGASIRLGFNILQAAGNRIFKTDYVACPSCGRTLFDLQTTTARIKASTEHLKGVKIAVMGCIVNGPGEMADADFGYVGGAPGKINLYVGKNPVKFNIPETEAVDRLVDLIREHGKWVDAPAVAA from the coding sequence ATGAAGCCCTATTGTGCGAACCCCTTCTTGCACCAACGCCGTCCCACCCGCGAAGTGTTTGTCGGGAAAGTGGGCATCGGCGGGGCCAATCCGATCCGAGTGCAGTCCATGCTGACCTGCGATACCATGGACACGCGGGCCTGCGTTCAACAGACGCTGGATTTGGTGAAAGTGGGTTGTGAGATCGTCCGCATCACCGCGCCGACCGTCAAGGACGCCGCCAACCTGAAAAATATCAAGGCCGAACTCCAGGCCGCCGGCTGCGCGGTCCCGATCGTGGCGGACATCCATTTCAAGCCCGATGCCGCCCTTGAGGCTGCGCAGTGGGTCGAAAAAGTGCGCATCAATCCCGGCAATTTTGCAGATAAAAAGAAATTCCAGATCCGGGAATACAACGACGAGCAATATCTCGAAGAACTGGATCGTATCGAGGAAACTTTTGTCCCGCTGATCAAGCTGTGCCTGGAGCGGAACGTCGCCATGCGCATCGGGACCAATCACGGTTCTTTGTCCGACCGCATCATGAACCGCTACGGCGACACGCCGAACGGGATGGTGGAAAGCGCGCTGGAATTTGCCCGGATCGCCCGAAAGTACAATTTCCACAACTTTGTATTTTCAATGAAGGCTTCCAATCCGAAGGTCATGATCAATGCCTATCGCCTTCTGGTTTCGCGCTTGAATGAGGAAGGCACCGACTGGAATTACCCGCTGCATCTCGGCGTGACCGAGGCCGGCGAGGGCGAGGATGGGCGCATCAAGAGCGCCATCGGCATTGGCTCGTTGTTAAAGGACGGGCTGGGGGACACCATCCGCGTTTCCCTGACCGAGGACAGTATCCACGAAATACCGGTTGCCCGGGCTCTTGTGGCCTACTCGGAAAACCTGCGCCATGAGGTATCGGCGGGACAGGGATTGGCACTTAGCTTTGATCCCTATGTCTATGCCAAGCGAAACAGCTTCCCGCTGACGCTTTCAGGCATCGAGATCGGCGAGAGCAATCCCGCCCGTGTTTTTTCCACGCGTGAGGTTTACGACGCATTGAAACCCCGCATGGCCGCGATGGGCGACACCGCCCCGGAGCTGGTTTATGAAGGATCGGGCGTGGTGGAAGTGGATTTGGCTGACGAACAGCAGATTCGCAAGATCAACGACCAGGATGAGCCCGTCCTGGTGACCGTCAAGGACGGTACCCAGTTGAACCCGGTCACCGCGTACCGGATTCTTTCGGCCAAGATACATCCGCACCATCCGATCCTGCTGAAAGATACGTTTAATCCTAACGAAACTCCGGAGCTCATGCAGGGGCTGCTTTCGTCCGCCATCCATATCGGAGCGCTGCTCTGCGACGGCATCGGCGACGCGATTTTGATCCGGCAGGAAAAATCACCCGGCGCGAGCATCCGCCTCGGCTTTAATATCCTGCAGGCGGCGGGCAATCGTATTTTCAAGACAGACTACGTGGCCTGCCCTTCCTGCGGCCGCACGCTGTTCGACCTGCAAACCACCACGGCCCGCATCAAGGCATCGACCGAGCATCTCAAAGGCGTCAAAATCGCCGTCATGGGCTGCATTGTGAACGGGCCGGGCGAAATGGCCGATGCGGACTTCGGTTATGTCGGCGGCGCTCCCGGAAAGATCAACCTGTACGTCGGCAAGAATCCGGTGAAGTTTAACATCCCGGAAACGGAAGCGGTGGACCGGTTGGTGGACCTCATCCGCGAACATGGCAAATGGGTCGATGCGCCCGCGGTGGCGGCGTAG
- the rseP gene encoding RIP metalloprotease RseP — MNTLEILGIIGSVIGAFVVFSVTVAAHEWGHFLAARMTGLYIQRFAIGFGPKVFSFKRNGVEYCINWIPLGGFVQLPQMVPVEMLEGKEAEELPKNLPPVTPWAKIITAFWGPLFSFLLALALAIIVYFVGFPERINLQNTVVGYMTKESAAREVGIQLGDVITRINGREVKGWAGNADAIKESIIFSEGETIRVDVERNGRHLVFYPRPKKDPELENLRALGIGPADDSVLVGKILPGSPAEQAGLKTEDRILRINGEKVYNYLHIMDVIEAGEGKLVHLEVQRAGAQIAVDVVPRRGTYTKADGKTSLTENPMIGIIWMADPKTEKRITHPKPFELISNSALMVFRTLHAIPNPKSDIGIKQMSGPLGIFRAIQTLLLDDWRKVLYFGVVLNVNLALLNLFPLPILDGGHILLSIIELLKRGPVHAKLIYSVQSAFLFVLVGFALFVTYRDALRWGRDLQNERKAADSEQMSKTLRFEPHNPPTP, encoded by the coding sequence ATGAATACTTTGGAAATTTTAGGAATTATAGGTTCGGTTATCGGGGCCTTCGTGGTCTTTAGCGTCACGGTTGCCGCCCACGAATGGGGCCATTTCCTTGCGGCTCGGATGACGGGCTTGTATATCCAACGTTTTGCGATTGGATTTGGTCCGAAGGTTTTTTCCTTCAAACGGAACGGGGTTGAATATTGCATCAACTGGATTCCGCTGGGCGGCTTTGTCCAGTTGCCGCAAATGGTGCCGGTTGAAATGCTGGAGGGCAAGGAGGCTGAAGAACTTCCCAAAAATCTGCCGCCCGTTACACCCTGGGCCAAGATCATAACGGCATTCTGGGGGCCTTTGTTCAGCTTTTTGCTCGCCCTGGCTTTGGCGATCATCGTTTATTTCGTTGGATTTCCCGAACGAATCAATCTGCAAAACACAGTAGTCGGCTACATGACAAAAGAAAGCGCTGCCCGTGAGGTCGGGATTCAGTTGGGTGACGTGATCACCCGGATCAACGGCAGGGAAGTCAAAGGATGGGCCGGCAATGCAGATGCGATTAAGGAATCGATTATTTTCAGTGAAGGCGAAACGATCCGGGTGGACGTCGAACGCAACGGGCGGCACTTGGTGTTTTATCCGCGTCCGAAGAAAGACCCCGAACTTGAAAATCTTCGCGCCCTTGGAATAGGTCCGGCGGATGACTCCGTCCTGGTGGGTAAAATCCTTCCGGGTTCACCCGCGGAACAGGCAGGACTCAAAACAGAAGACCGCATTCTGCGGATCAACGGTGAAAAGGTTTACAACTATCTTCATATCATGGATGTGATCGAGGCCGGCGAGGGGAAGCTGGTGCATCTGGAGGTTCAGCGGGCCGGCGCGCAGATCGCGGTCGATGTGGTTCCCCGGCGCGGAACCTACACCAAAGCCGACGGCAAAACCAGCCTGACGGAAAACCCGATGATTGGGATTATATGGATGGCCGATCCCAAGACGGAAAAGCGCATTACACATCCAAAACCCTTTGAGTTGATTTCCAACAGCGCATTGATGGTTTTTCGCACACTGCATGCGATTCCAAATCCAAAATCCGATATTGGCATCAAACAAATGTCAGGCCCGCTGGGCATTTTTCGCGCCATCCAGACGCTGCTGCTGGATGACTGGCGCAAGGTCCTTTATTTTGGCGTGGTCCTGAATGTGAACCTGGCCCTGTTGAACTTGTTCCCCCTGCCGATCCTGGATGGCGGCCATATTTTATTGTCGATCATCGAGTTGTTGAAGCGGGGTCCTGTCCACGCGAAGCTGATTTACAGCGTCCAGTCCGCATTTCTGTTTGTTCTGGTGGGGTTTGCCCTGTTTGTCACCTACCGTGACGCGTTGCGTTGGGGCCGGGATTTGCAGAATGAACGCAAGGCCGCCGATTCCGAACAAATGAGCAAAACATTGCGTTTCGAACCCCACAACCCTCCGACCCCATAA
- a CDS encoding 1-deoxy-D-xylulose-5-phosphate reductoisomerase: protein MKRVIILGASGSIGLSTCKVARQFPDRMKIVGLAVQRSVPALLEQVREFGPRAVAVYDPAAAQEAKAALPSNCRLFQGPQGLVDLVRETDADMVLVAIVGTAGLAPALAALETGKELAVASKEILVMAGEAVTAAAKRYGHAILPVDSEHNAIFQCLLNTPVEQVKRLILTASGGPFRTTPKPELAHVTVEQALKHPTWDMGKKITIDSATLFNKGLEMIEARWLFGVGMEKIDVIVHPQSLVHSMVEFVDHSVLAQLSHSDMCFPIQYAITYPERLPNQLPSLDFSKLGQLIFEAPDPGRFPALRLARQAGSIGGTLPAVFNAANEVAVERFLSRKASFPQIWESVEKVMDQHRSIASPDLDAILQADTWARQTAGHILN, encoded by the coding sequence ATGAAACGCGTCATTATTTTGGGAGCCAGCGGTTCCATCGGCCTGAGCACCTGCAAGGTTGCCCGCCAGTTTCCGGACCGGATGAAGATTGTCGGCCTGGCCGTGCAGCGCAGCGTGCCCGCCCTGTTGGAACAGGTCCGGGAGTTCGGCCCGCGCGCCGTCGCCGTTTACGACCCCGCTGCCGCGCAGGAAGCCAAAGCGGCCCTGCCTTCCAACTGCCGCTTGTTTCAGGGGCCGCAGGGATTGGTGGATCTGGTCCGGGAAACCGATGCGGACATGGTCCTGGTTGCGATTGTCGGCACCGCGGGCCTGGCTCCGGCGCTGGCCGCGCTTGAAACCGGAAAAGAGCTCGCGGTTGCGAGCAAGGAAATCCTGGTCATGGCCGGCGAAGCGGTAACAGCGGCAGCGAAGCGTTATGGACATGCCATTTTGCCCGTCGATTCCGAGCATAACGCCATTTTTCAGTGCCTTTTGAACACACCGGTCGAACAGGTCAAACGCCTGATCCTGACCGCTTCCGGCGGGCCGTTTCGCACAACGCCAAAGCCTGAACTGGCCCATGTGACAGTCGAGCAGGCCTTGAAGCATCCCACCTGGGATATGGGCAAAAAAATTACAATCGACTCGGCGACCTTGTTTAACAAAGGGCTGGAGATGATCGAGGCCAGATGGCTGTTCGGCGTCGGCATGGAAAAGATTGATGTGATCGTGCATCCCCAGAGCCTGGTGCATTCCATGGTGGAATTTGTGGACCACTCGGTGCTGGCCCAGCTCAGCCACTCCGACATGTGTTTCCCGATCCAATACGCCATCACCTATCCGGAACGGCTGCCGAATCAGTTGCCGTCCCTGGATTTCTCAAAATTAGGGCAGCTTATTTTTGAAGCTCCGGATCCCGGGCGTTTCCCGGCCTTGAGGCTGGCCCGCCAGGCGGGTAGCATCGGCGGAACCCTGCCTGCGGTATTTAACGCAGCAAATGAAGTCGCTGTGGAGCGTTTTTTGAGCAGAAAGGCCTCATTCCCACAAATTTGGGAATCAGTAGAAAAGGTAATGGATCAACATAGGAGCATTGCCTCGCCTGACCTGGATGCTATACTGCAGGCTGACACTTGGGCTCGCCAGACGGCGGGGCATATTTTGAACTGA
- a CDS encoding phosphatidate cytidylyltransferase — translation MFGWRLVSTVILISLVVWLAWMRYSSGLFVLSSLLCLVGQWEYYQMQENKGLKVFKKAGAFCGLVFLCVAYIDLLGVNADSRYSDALETLAILGAVIGILTRTVFEHPRATPVGTVALTLFGFFYVPFLFQFLLKILFGMERMHQDGIMLGLYLVAVTKFTDIGAYVTGSMFGRHKMSPHISPKKTWEGFFGGLLVALLTSLMLVRCFPEKLAIISGWHAVVLGLLLPVTSVVGDLAESVIKRDAQSKNSGVLIPGIGGSLDLIDSLLFTGPLFYSYLTFIIFS, via the coding sequence ATGTTCGGATGGCGCCTGGTTTCCACGGTCATTCTTATCAGCCTGGTGGTCTGGCTGGCCTGGATGCGTTATTCCTCCGGCCTGTTTGTGCTTTCCTCCCTGCTTTGCCTGGTCGGGCAGTGGGAATATTACCAGATGCAGGAAAACAAGGGGCTGAAAGTTTTCAAAAAGGCCGGCGCCTTCTGCGGCCTGGTCTTTCTTTGTGTTGCCTATATTGATTTGTTGGGCGTGAATGCGGATTCGCGGTATTCCGACGCCCTCGAAACCCTGGCCATTCTGGGGGCCGTCATCGGCATCCTGACGCGGACCGTTTTTGAGCATCCGCGGGCGACTCCCGTGGGAACGGTCGCGTTGACACTTTTCGGCTTTTTTTATGTGCCGTTTCTTTTTCAGTTCCTTTTGAAAATTCTTTTTGGAATGGAGCGGATGCACCAGGACGGGATTATGCTGGGCCTCTATCTTGTTGCCGTGACCAAATTCACGGATATCGGGGCCTATGTGACGGGCAGCATGTTCGGACGCCATAAAATGAGCCCGCACATCAGCCCGAAAAAAACCTGGGAGGGATTTTTCGGCGGCCTGCTCGTCGCGCTCCTGACCAGCCTGATGCTCGTCCGCTGTTTTCCGGAAAAACTCGCCATCATCTCCGGCTGGCATGCCGTGGTGCTGGGTCTCCTGCTTCCGGTGACCAGCGTGGTCGGGGACCTGGCGGAGTCCGTCATCAAGCGCGATGCCCAGTCGAAAAACTCCGGGGTTCTCATTCCCGGCATCGGCGGCTCCCTGGATTTGATCGACAGCCTGTTGTTTACCGGCCCGTTGTTTTATTCCTATCTTACCTTTATCATATTTTCATGA
- a CDS encoding isoprenyl transferase, with amino-acid sequence MKPTSGAKRSIPAFESVPEHVAIIMDGNGRWAGRRHLPRIEGHRRGAKAVENTIKAASEVGVRYLTLYAFSVENWSRPKSEVKGLMAMLVDALKRYEKSLMENGVRLKAIGRLNDLPDNVRKQIAQTEKTTAGNKKMTLFLALSYSGRVELTEAVQNIGREILAGKITPEQVDENLVSSHLYAAGVPDPDLLIRTSGEMRISNFLLWQLSYTELYITPVLWPDFGKNEFLDAIREYNSRQRRFGGV; translated from the coding sequence ATGAAGCCGACTTCCGGAGCCAAGCGCTCGATTCCGGCATTTGAAAGCGTGCCGGAGCATGTCGCCATCATCATGGATGGCAATGGGCGCTGGGCGGGCCGCCGCCATCTTCCCCGCATCGAGGGGCATCGCCGTGGAGCGAAGGCGGTGGAGAACACCATCAAGGCAGCGTCCGAAGTTGGTGTTAGATATTTGACACTCTACGCTTTTTCCGTCGAAAACTGGTCGCGCCCGAAGTCCGAGGTCAAAGGCCTGATGGCCATGCTGGTGGACGCCCTCAAGCGCTACGAAAAAAGCCTGATGGAAAACGGCGTCAGGCTCAAGGCAATCGGGCGACTGAACGACCTGCCGGACAACGTCCGGAAACAGATCGCGCAGACGGAGAAAACCACGGCCGGCAACAAAAAAATGACCTTGTTCCTCGCCCTAAGCTACAGCGGGAGGGTTGAACTGACCGAGGCCGTGCAGAACATCGGGCGCGAGATCCTGGCAGGAAAGATCACGCCCGAACAGGTGGACGAAAATCTTGTCTCAAGCCATCTTTACGCCGCCGGAGTTCCCGATCCCGACCTGCTCATCCGCACCAGCGGGGAGATGAGGATCAGCAATTTCCTGCTTTGGCAGTTGTCCTACACGGAACTGTATATCACGCCGGTTCTCTGGCCTGATTTCGGGAAAAATGAATTTTTGGATGCCATCCGCGAGTATAACAGCCGGCAGCGGCGGTTTGGAGGCGTTTGA